From Bubalus bubalis isolate 160015118507 breed Murrah chromosome 17, NDDB_SH_1, whole genome shotgun sequence:
GGATACCACTGTTAAAACCTAGAAGACGCCCCTCCAGGGGTTTCTAACTGGGTCTGTGTGTATTTACCATCACCTATATGGATTTGGTGGCATGCTGTCCCAGAACTTCTTTTTTCATGTTAGTAGATCATGGTGTGTTTTTGAGCCAGTCCATTCAGCTccaccttgtttttctttttctttcttttttttttttctgttaaagcaGGTACAGATGCCTTGGTTTGGGAATGGGCCTTGGTTTGTGCAGTGAATTCCCTGCTGATGGACACtgatgtggtttctttttttctgaccaAACTGCTGTGAACACCCTTACTTGGGTGACTTTCCCCAAGTCTTTCTGAAGAAGAGTTAGAACTGGCAGGGTTTCTACAGTCTTTCCTTTGAAAGGAGAACCCTCCAGAAACACTCTCCTTCCCTCCCGACCCTGTCTACCTTGCCCACCTGAGAGTGGACAGAGATATGTCcttgtcaccagggaagccaggttccCTCCGGCTAGTCCTTTCCTGTGAGAGCACTTTCTAGATGATCAGCGGGGGACTGAGGGACTGGTCAGGTAGGCCTGGAATGCCCCTTCTCTGGGAAAGGTTTGTGGGTGCCTCCGGTCACTCTCCCAGGGGTTCTCCTCCAGGCTGGCCGGCTGGCCTCTGGCCCCAGGGTCAGTGGTGACGTGCCGTGTGTGTGATCGCGGGCGGCATGGATGGCCTCTCCTGGCCTCCAGCACCCGGGGCCCAGTGCAGCCCGGAATGGAAAGTTTGGGACGTTGGCTTTGCAGCTAAGGGGCCATGAGAAGGTCCCTGAGTCCCAGCTCTGTCCTGGACCCGCACAGCTCTGCCTGAACAGCCCCCATTTCAGCTCAGGCCGCAGCCCCCTGCTGACAGGGTCACCACAGTCTGACCTAGAAGCTAGCCCCCAAATGAAAaaccaggaaagtgaaaagtgaagtgaagtcactcagtcgtgtccgattctttatgaccccatggactgtagcctaccagactccttcgtccgtgggattttccaggcaagggcactggagtgggttgccatttccttctccaggggatcttcccaaccctgggatcgaaccctggtctcctgcatttcaggcagacgctttactgtcttgagccaccagggactgaaaAGTAAGACCAGGCTGCTGCTGAAAAAGGCTGTGACCAAGGGAGAATTTCAGGGTGAATGGGCTGCTCCAGCTCCTGGGCTGCCTGCTACTCAGCCTGAGGTCACAGACTGGTCTCAAGGCGCACAGGTGCCCCCTGTAGACACAGTCCAGCGGTTCCCTGCTGAGAGCTGGAGCACTCATCCGGCCCCCGGACATCTAGTTAAATCTGATATTCAGAGAAATACggaataatttttagtataagtatatccTAGGCATTATTTGGGACATACAGATAACTGAAAACATTTGTGGTTCACCTGCAATTCAGACTTAACCTGGTTGACCCAGCCTGCCAGCAGCTGGAGAAGAGGCAGAAATGTGGGCAGAGGCCTGTGTGATCTGagtcttctccttcctccctctgagcctcagtttctccacctggTCCCCTACAGACCCCATGGGAACAGGAGCCAGTGTGGAGAGACAAGGAGCTCAGCCGCTCACTGGACGGCTGGGAAGGGTGGCAGGGGGGCCAGGCAGGTTGGCTGAACCTTCAGAAAGATGAGAGACTCAGGCCCCAGGGCCCTCTCTGTAGATACCCCTGGCCCAGGCCTGGGGGTACAGGGCACTAGGAAAGGGTCTTCTTTCCCTTGTTTTATTTAGACGATTTCATTATGAAGCCCAGAAAGgtctacaaataaataaaacagataacaccCACATACCCACCCCTCAGCtcacaaatgaaaactgacccagGCAGCAGAGCCTTCCCCTGCCGCTCGCCCCAGCCTTTCTTGGTGTTGGCTTTGTCCACCGTGTCCATCTGCAGCCCAGATGCTGTCCTTATCTGGACTGCTGAGGTGGGGGTGGCCACAGAGCTGGCGAAGGCAGGTCCCAGATTTAAAAGCTGCCTCTCAAGCCAGCCAAGCCGGGGATGGTGGTGAGGGCTCCCTGGGGCCGGCCTCCTAACACGTGCCCTGTTCTGCACCCCCACCCACCCTTGCAGGTGTCTGAGATGCCGCTGCCACAGAAGAAGCGCTGGGAGTCCATGGCCAAGGGGCTGGTGCTGGGAGCACTCTTCACCAgcttcctgctactgctgtacTCCTATGCCGTGCCCCCGCTGTACACTGGCCTGGCTTCCACGTGAGTGGCCCTGCTGGGCGGCTGAGGGCTGGGGGTAGCAGAGGGTTGGCTCCTACTCTCATGACAAGGGCTACCTCCTGGGTCGCCACCCTGTGACCTGCATCATGCTATTTGGGGTAGAAGTCCCACTGAAGGCAGGGAACTCACTGTGGAACCCTGAGCCTCggtgtcctcatctgtgaagtgggtgTGCTAACACAGCCGGACATGGAGCGTAAGAATAAAATATCAGCATCTGCATGGTGGGCTCCAGCAGGGCCGGGAGGTGGGGATGCCCAGTCCAAGAGCACTCGGCTGGCACAGGCCTGGATTCAAACTGCGGTCTGCCTGCCTCCAAGCCTGGCTCCTAACCATGAGGTCATCCTGCCTCCCCATTGGGCTGATCACCTACCCAAGCCTGTGCCCTTAGTTGGAGGTATTAAGTCGAACTAGAGGAAATGCCCATTTTTGCATGCAGGGTTTCATGTGGTCCAGCCTAATACGAACTCATGATAAATGTACATCACAGTGGCCACGAATGAGACTTGTTCTTGTCCTCACAGCAACACCACAAAGAGGGTtactgtccccatttcacagaagaggaaagtaAGGCCAGATAGGCCAAACCACTGGCCTAAGCCTTGCAACCTGGAACACAGGCCCATCTGGTCCCCCGGCTCCCTGACCATGGCGAGTCCCTGGGGTACCCCCCTCCCAGCCAGCTGCTCTGCAGACCCGGGGTGGAGGGGCCGGCAGGCCGAATCCTGAGGCTCTGCCACCCCTCCATCCCCAGCAGGACCCCCGAGGGCGCGGCTCCCTGCTCTCCGGCCCCGAGTGATACAGAGGCTCCCACCTCGGCCAACGGCTCTGCGGGAGGCTGCCAGCCGCGGCGGGACATCGTGTTCATGAAGACGCACAAGACGGCCAGCAGCACGCTGCTCAACATCCTGTTCCGCTTCGGCCAGAAGCACGGGCTCAAGTTCGCCTTCCCCAACGGCCGCAACGACTTCGACTACCCCGCCTTCTTCGCGCGCAGCCTGGTGCAGGACTACCGGCCCGGGGCCTGCTTCAACATCATCTGCAACCACATGCGCTTCCACTACGACGAGGTGCGGGGCCTGGTGGCGCCCAACGCCACCTTCATCACCGTGCTCCGCGACCCCGCCCGCCTCTTCGAGTCCTCCTTCCACTACTTCGGCTCCGTGGTGCCCTTCACGTGGAAGCTCTCGGGCCGCGACAAGCTGGCCGAGTTCCTGCAGGACCCCGACCGCTACTACGACCCCCGCGGCTACAACGCCCACTACCTCCGCAACCTGCTCTTCTTCGACCTGGGCTACGACAGCGACCTGGACCCCGGCAGCCCGCAGGTGCAGGAGCACATCCTGGAGGTGGAGCGCCGCTTCCACCTGGTGCTGCTGCAGGAGTACTTCGACGAGTCGCTCGTGCTGCTCAAGGACCTGCTGTGCTGGGAGCTGGAGGACGTGCTCTACTTCAAGCTCAACGCCCGCCGCGCCTCGGCCGTGCCGCGCCTCTCGGGCGAGCTGTACCGGCGCGCCACGGCCTGGAACGTGCTAGATGCACGCCTCTACCGCCACTTCAATGCCAGCTTCTGGCGCAAAGTGGAGGCCTTCGGGCACGAGCGCATGGCTCGCGAGGTGGCCGCCCTGCGGCGCGCCAACGAGCGCATGCGCCGCATCTGCATCGACGGCGGCCGCGCGGTGGACGCGGCGGCCATCCAGGACTCGGCCATGCAGCCCTGGCAGCCGCTGGGCGTCAAGTCCATCCTGGGCTACAACCTCAAGAAGAGCATCGGGCAGCGGCATGCGCAGCTCTGCCGGCGCATGCTCACGCCAGAGATCCAGTACCTGATGGACCTGGGCGCCAACCTGTGGTTCATCAAGCTCTGCAAGTTCATCCGGGACTTCCTGCGGTGGTGACGCCAGGGCGCCCGCCGAAGAGGGCCCGGCGGGGGTCTCGCCGGCCATCCCTCTGCGGCCTCTCTTGGTGCCACCCCAGTTCCTGGGGTGAGGTGGGGCTGTTCGCAGGGATGCCACCAGCCAAGGACTGGGCCCACGGAACACAGGACCTAACTGAGAGCAGTATTTGACTAattagagttgttgttgttgtttaattaaaTCCCCCTACCCTCCACCCAAAAAGAATGTTCTATTTTCTGGCTCCCCTTAAATGGGAGACTTCAGAAGTAAAGGAATTTGATGTGTTTTTGTTAATCAGCCTCAGTGGTGCTGACTGGCGCggccctggtgtgtgtgtgtgtgtggggtgtgacTGGTGGGGATTGAGGGACCCCAAGGGAGTGCAGTGGGCACCTGCGGACAGAGCCCAGGGGTTCAGAGcccaggggtggggcggggtttGGTGTGTATCTGTCACATGCTGAAGCCCTTTGTGTTTGAAGGACTCCCGTGAGGTCCCAAGACCTAGAAGATcatgtgggggtgtgtgtgtgtgcatgagagtgacagggaggtggggagcaCTTAGCAGGCCCTGGACCCAGGCTAAGGGCTCCTCCCCCAATCTCATCAGTCCTCACAATAACCCTTTGAGATAGGCGCAGTCGCCATCCCATATATGCATGTGGGACTGACCTTCTGAAAACAGAACGAATTGCTTGAGATTTACGTTGCAGGATGAATCAGACCCCGGTACTAAACCATCTCCCCAGGATCCCAAACCCTTTCCACAGCCAATGTCTGTTCACCCTGTCCCTGCCGGCTCCCTCTCCCCCACTGACCTCTCCAGGCTGCCTCATCCTCTGCTTGTGCTCCAAGCCTCCCTCGGTCCTGGATTTCCCCTCCCATCCTAGGGTTcaattatccaaaaaaaaaaaaaaaaaggtatttattaGCTGTCCGTTGTGCACCCCAGCCTTGAGCTGGTCCTGAGCAGACAGCACTCAGCAAGATGACCCAGGCCCTGCTGGAGCTCACGTCCAGAGAGCAGCCATGCACGTCAAGTGTGATCAATCAGGGTGGGGATTTGTCAGCTCAAACCACCTGCCTCCCTAGGCGTCCTCAAGGGGACAAAGGCCCTTCCTTAGGTCTCTCACCAGGAGCCAGCAGCCAGATGTGGAAGGCAGAAATTGCAGCCAGGGGACTCCTGGAGACCTGTTTGTGCCAGGCTCCAAACCAAGTGCTTATATATCTTATCTGAATATGTACAGCATCGTAGCTTTAGAGAccaaagttcagagaggttaagtgaccttcccaaggtcacacagctaagagtGCCAGGGTCAGAATTCGAAGCCAGATAAGTCAGCCCGATTGATCACTCACCTCCCTGGGCTTGAGTCAGTCCTCCTCCTGGAGTGAGCTTCTGGTCCAAGCAGGGTAAGAAGGAGTGAGGGTGACCGACTGTTTCAGTTCCTGGGGCCGACCCGGTTTCAGCCCTGAAAGCTCCACACTTCAGCAAACGCCTCAGCCCTGGGCAACCAGGACTTCCGGTCGGCAGGGACCGGTTTGACCCCACCAACCGCCTGGGGCTACTGCCTGCACCCTCATAGTGTTCCTTGTAGCAAGAGATTAGCACACCCTCGGagtctttattttattcataaggAGAGATATAAgcgaaaataaataaaactgacaatagCTAGGTGATTTGCAGGAAATGCTGTAACTGACCCCACATTTATTAGAGAATTTTCCCTCCGTTTATTAATCAGAGAGAGATGTGACTGAGTGCAATATTATAACTTTCTGGCTCGTGGAACCCCGTAATTCTATTTCCGTGGAACCCTAAGGGCCTAGAAATGCCAATACTAACCtgatatattatttcattatttattattatgaatattgGCACTTTTAGGCCCTTTAGGGGATCCAAGGAGAACAAATCTGGCCGTTAGCAGATGCTAAGAACAtaaattactttattagcatTGATCATCTGCCTGGTTTGTTTTCAAATCAGTATAGTTCTTAACTCACATATTAACATAATTAACATTTTGATCATGAGTAGTTGCCAGATGCTGGGCAACCAgcctgtgcccagcactgtgccaCGTGGGAACACGCACAATAGCCTTTGCTGCCCCGAGAAGGTGATGGAGACGCAGAGAAGCAGAGCCGCCAGCCCAGGGTCACCCAGTCAGCCAACCAGAGAGGCAGGACGCAAACCCAGGTCAGTCAGCTGCCAAGCTGGTGCTCGCAGCCCCCAGACCTTCAGCACCTTCCAGTTGGCCACCTCAGCCTCAGGACTGAAGGGCTTTTCCGTGGCGGGTCAAATAGGTCTCCAAGCGGCTCTGCAAGGGGGTCGCCTTCAGGAAGCGGACTGCTCTTGCTACACCTGGACAGCAGAGGGCGCCATGGTACCGAGTTTAGTCTCTTCGGGTTCTGCCGTAACTGGCCAGAGGGGGCGACCCGTAGGCCAGACCCGTGAAAGCCGTGGCAGGGATCAAGGCTGCCCCCAGGGGGACATTCAGTGAAACCACTTGTTCCTCTCTTATGCTGAACTGTATCCCCTGAAAAGACATGCTGGAGTCCTACCTCGCAGTTCCCTGTGACTGGCgtttggaaacagggtctttgtaCATATAACACGCAGAGACGAGGTCCTCGGTGTGGACCCTAATCCAACATGGCTGGTGTCCTGATGAGACGTGGGAGTGTCATGTGAACACACATGGACGCACAGGGACCGCGCCACGCGAAGATAGGCAGAGGTTGGCGTGATGCAGCTGCCAACCTAGGAACGCCAAGGGTGACGGCCACCTCCGGAAGCTAAGAGGCAATGAAGGATTCTCCCAGAGTTTCAGAGGGAACGTGGCCCCGTGAtgtcagacttccagcctccagatctgtgaaagaataaactcctgttgtttgaagccacccagtctgttgGGACTTTGTTAAGGCAGCCCCAGGGCACTAACACACTCTCCCGGGTCAGGACTCTGCCCCTCACCTGGGCCCCTCCTTTCGTCCCTCCCTCAGGCTCGCCCCTAAGAGCCCCCCTCCGCCTGTAGCCAGAGGCCATCCTCTGCTCCGAGCCCCTCCCCCAGCATGGTCCCTGCATCCCCTTCACGAGAAACCAGGCAGCCGCATGCCTCTGGGGCTTCGCACATGCTGTTCCTATGGTGTAAAGCCCCCTTCCCTTTGCAGGCCTCACACTGTTACGTGTTTTCAAAGCACGCTCTGCCTTCTGTCTCTGGGCACCCTTCTCTGACAACCCAGTCCCCAGGCTGGTTCAGGGCCTCCGGGCTGCACATCTCAGCTCGGCTAGCCCAGGGTCAGAGCCGTGGATCTGCCTGTCTGCGAGGCCCCTCCAGGCCAGGGCCTGGGTCTTATGGACACAGCCAGCCTCCAGTGGCCAggccagtgcctgacacacagtcagctcttaataaatgttgaaagacagaggaaagggtccagtgattaggattccacacttccaTGGCAGGGGCGTGGGTGCAAATCTtgggactaagatcctgcaggctgcatggtcgagaaaaaggaaaatagggagaaaaatgggaaggaagagaagaaaggaggtaGGGAGAAGGTGAAAAAGAGGGAGAGCCAATAGGGCAGCGGGAAGAGAGGGAGCTATTTCACCCTTGAGGGCCTACTCCACACCTGTCCTAACTGACCTGGTCCCTTATCCCTGCGGAGGCTAACACCTTAGCCAAGGCACAGGAGTGCAGGGCTGGTTTCATTAGCAGAGAACTCACGTGACCCTGGGGCGGGGCCCAGTCAGGGGGCAAGTTGAGGCAGGGAGTCTGAAGAGGGGGTGCCCCTCGGCACCCCCAGGCACCAGAGACCCATATAAGAACCGAAAAGGGAGAGGCGGCCCCTTCCAGCTTCCCTTGCCATCacttctttcagatcagatcaaatcagtcgctcagtcgtgtccgactctttgcgaccacatgaatcccagcacgccaggcctccctgtccatcaccaactcccggagttcactcagactcatgtacatcgagtcagtgatgccatccagccatctcatcctctgtcgtccccttctcctcctgcccccaatccctcccagcatcagagtcttttccaatgagtcaactcttcgcatgaggtggccaaagtactggagcttcagctttagcatgattccttccaaagaaatcccagggctgatctccttagaatggactggttggttctccttacagtccaagggactctcaagagtcttctccaacaccacagttcaaaagcatccattcttcggcgctcagccttcttcacagtccaactcgcacatccatacgtgaccacaagaaaaaccatagccttgactagacgaacctttgttggcaaagtaatgtctctgcttttgaatatgctatctaggttggtcataagtttccttccaaggagtaagcgtcttttaatttcatggctgcagtcaccatctgcagtgattttggagcccagaaaaataaagtctgacactgtttccactgtttccccatctatttcccatgaagtgatgggaccggatgccatgatcttccttttctgaatgttgagctttaagccaactttttcactctccactttcaccttcatcaagaggcttttgagttcctcttcactttctgccataagggtggtgtcatctgcatatctgaggttattgatagttctcccggaaatcttgattccagcttgtgtttcttccagtccagcgtttctcatgatgtactctgcatataggttaaataaacagggtgacaatatacagccttgacgtactccttttcctatttggaaccagtctgttgtgccatgtgcagttctaactgttgcttcctgacctgcatacaaatttctcaagaggcagatcaggtggtctggtagtcccatctctgtcagaattttccacagtttattgtgatgcacacagtcaaaggctttggcatagtcaataaagcagaaatagatgtttttctggaactctcttgctttttccatgatccagtggatgttggcaatttgatcactggttcctctgccttttctaaaaccagcttgaacatcaggaagttcacagttcacatattgctgaagcccggcttggagaatcttaagcattactttactagtgtgtgagatgagcgcaattgtgcggtagtttgagcagtctttggcattgcctttctttgggattggaatgaaaactgaccttttccagtcctgtggccactgctgagttttccaaatttgctggcatattgagtgcagcactttcacagcatcatctttcaggatttggaatagctcaactggaattccatcacctccactagctttgttcgtagtgatgctttctaaggcccacttgacttcacattccaggatgtctggctctaggtcagtgatcataccatcgtgattatctgggtcgtgaagatcttttttgtacagttcttctgtgtattcttgccatctcttcttaatatcttctgcttctgttaggtccataccatttctgtcctttatcaagcccatctttgcatgaaatgttcctttggtatctctgattttcttgaagagatctctagtctttcccattctgttgttttcctctatttctttgcattgatctctgaagaaggctttcttatctcttcttgctattctttggacctctgcattcagatgtttatgtctttccttttctcctttgcttttcacttctcttcttttcacagctatttgtaaggcctccccagacagccattttgcttttttgcatttctcttccatggggatggtcttgatccctgtctcctgtacaatgtcatgaacctcagtccatagctcatcaggcactctatctatcagatctaggcccttaaatctatttctcacttccactgtataatcataagggatttgatttaagtcatacctgaatggtctagtggttttccccactttcttcaatttcagtctgaatttggcaataaggagctcatgatctgagccacagtcagctcctggtcttgtttttgctgagtgtatagagcttctccatctttggctgcaaagaacataatcaatctgattttggtgttgaccatcttgtgatgtccatgtatagagtcttcgcttgtgttgttggaagagggtgtttgttatgaccagtgcattttcttggcaaatctctattagtctttgccctgcttcattccgtattccaaggccaaatttgcctgttactccaggtgtttcttgacttcccacttttgcattccagtcccctataatgaaaaggacatcttttttgggtgttagttctaaaaggtcttgtaggtcttcatagaaccgttcaacttcagcttcttcagcgttactggtcggggcatagacttggattactgtgatattgaatggtttgccttggaaacgaacagagatcattctgtcgtttttgagattgcgtccaagtactgcatttcggacccttttgtggaccatgatggctactccatttcttctgagggattcctgcccgcagtagtagatataatggtcatctgagttaaattcacccattccagtccatttcagtgtgctgattcctagaatgtcgccattcactcttgccacctcttgtttgaccacttccaatttgccttgattcatggacctgacattccaggttcctatgcaatactgttctttatagcatcggaccttgcttctatcaccagtcacatccacagctgggtattctttttgctttggctccatcccttccttctgtctggagttatttctccactgatctccagtagcttattgggcacctactgacctggggagtttctctttcagtatcctatcattttgccttttcatactgttcatggggctctcaaggcaagaatactgaagtggtttgccattcccttctccagtggaccacattctgtcagatctctccaccatgacccgcccaccTTGGGTTGCcacatgggcatggcttagtttcattgagttagtcaaggctgtggtcctagtgtgattagattgactagttttctgtgagtatggtttcagtgtgtctgccctctgatgccctcttgcaacacctaccatcttacttgggtttctcttaccttgggcgtggggtatctcttcacggctgctccagcaaagcgcagccaatgctccttaccttggacgaggggtatctcctcaccgctgcccttcctgaccttcaacgtaggatagctcctctaggcctttGGCAAGctcttattgagcacctactgtgtacacTGTGGGAGTGTTTGTCTCGGACAAGTACCTACTGCGTGCAGGTCCCGTGCACACACGAGCCCCCCGTGTCCTGGTTTTGGGCTCTGGCTTTCTTGTCCGGAGCTGGGGCAGCTGACTAGCCAGGAGTCCGCTGTCACCCCTCACCCGAGGCCAGGTGTGACCCAGCTCCAGGCGACACATCCACCTGCTGGATCTGGGCCTGGGAagttctctcctctcccctgaaGCCTCGTGCCCTCAAGGCTGTGATGAGTCCTGGGCAGTTGCTCCAGACACATGGGGCGGCCCCTGGAGCCCGGGGCACACAGTGAGGTTCCAGGCCTCTGTCGGGGGCGAGTGGTGGCCTTCCTGGCTCAAGGAGGCTCCTGCTGGGAACACaggagccgggggtgggggccgGGAGGCAGGGTGGAGAGCAGCCCCTGGGTGCGT
This genomic window contains:
- the GAL3ST1 gene encoding galactosylceramide sulfotransferase isoform X3 encodes the protein MPLPQKKRWESMAKGLVLGALFTSFLLLLYSYAVPPLYTGLASTRTPEGAAPCSPAPSDTEAPTSANGSAGGCQPRRDIVFMKTHKTASSTLLNILFRFGQKHGLKFAFPNGRNDFDYPAFFARSLVQDYRPGACFNIICNHMRFHYDEVRGLVAPNATFITVLRDPARLFESSFHYFGSVVPFTWKLSGRDKLAEFLQDPDRYYDPRGYNAHYLRNLLFFDLGYDSDLDPGSPQVQEHILEVERRFHLVLLQEYFDESLVLLKDLLCWELEDVLYFKLNARRASAVPRLSGELYRRATAWNVLDARLYRHFNASFWRKVEAFGHERMAREVAALRRANERMRRICIDGGRAVDAAAIQDSAMQPWQPLGVKSILGYNLKKSIGQRHAQLCRRMLTPEIQYLMDLGANLWFIKLCKFIRDFLRW
- the GAL3ST1 gene encoding galactosylceramide sulfotransferase isoform X2, with protein sequence MWLRQGEGRGSQTWPQVSEMPLPQKKRWESMAKGLVLGALFTSFLLLLYSYAVPPLYTGLASTTPEGAAPCSPAPSDTEAPTSANGSAGGCQPRRDIVFMKTHKTASSTLLNILFRFGQKHGLKFAFPNGRNDFDYPAFFARSLVQDYRPGACFNIICNHMRFHYDEVRGLVAPNATFITVLRDPARLFESSFHYFGSVVPFTWKLSGRDKLAEFLQDPDRYYDPRGYNAHYLRNLLFFDLGYDSDLDPGSPQVQEHILEVERRFHLVLLQEYFDESLVLLKDLLCWELEDVLYFKLNARRASAVPRLSGELYRRATAWNVLDARLYRHFNASFWRKVEAFGHERMAREVAALRRANERMRRICIDGGRAVDAAAIQDSAMQPWQPLGVKSILGYNLKKSIGQRHAQLCRRMLTPEIQYLMDLGANLWFIKLCKFIRDFLRW
- the GAL3ST1 gene encoding galactosylceramide sulfotransferase isoform X1; this encodes MWLRQGEGRGSQTWPQVSEMPLPQKKRWESMAKGLVLGALFTSFLLLLYSYAVPPLYTGLASTRTPEGAAPCSPAPSDTEAPTSANGSAGGCQPRRDIVFMKTHKTASSTLLNILFRFGQKHGLKFAFPNGRNDFDYPAFFARSLVQDYRPGACFNIICNHMRFHYDEVRGLVAPNATFITVLRDPARLFESSFHYFGSVVPFTWKLSGRDKLAEFLQDPDRYYDPRGYNAHYLRNLLFFDLGYDSDLDPGSPQVQEHILEVERRFHLVLLQEYFDESLVLLKDLLCWELEDVLYFKLNARRASAVPRLSGELYRRATAWNVLDARLYRHFNASFWRKVEAFGHERMAREVAALRRANERMRRICIDGGRAVDAAAIQDSAMQPWQPLGVKSILGYNLKKSIGQRHAQLCRRMLTPEIQYLMDLGANLWFIKLCKFIRDFLRW